From Methanobacterium congolense, one genomic window encodes:
- the psmA gene encoding archaeal proteasome endopeptidase complex subunit alpha — protein MQPFPGAGYDRAITVFSPDGRLFQVEYAREAVKRGTTSLGVKSSEGIVLVVDKRPTSKLVEPKSIEKIFQIDDHIGAATSGLVADARSLIEKARMESQINKITYNEPIRVEGLAKKICDMKQMYTQHGGVRPFGSALIIGGVNDSGCRLFETDPSGALIEYKATAIGAGRQVAMDEFEKKYHEDIKLTEAIELALDAVYEATEGKTTPESVEIALIEAKDKKFKKLPDDDIADHVEELLIRKSKEEEEE, from the coding sequence ATGCAACCGTTTCCAGGAGCAGGATATGATAGGGCTATAACAGTATTTAGTCCAGATGGAAGACTATTTCAGGTTGAATATGCAAGAGAAGCTGTAAAGAGAGGTACAACTTCATTAGGTGTTAAATCAAGCGAGGGAATAGTACTTGTGGTTGATAAAAGGCCAACAAGTAAACTTGTGGAACCTAAATCAATAGAAAAAATATTCCAGATAGACGACCACATAGGAGCTGCAACCTCTGGACTGGTGGCAGATGCAAGATCCCTCATTGAAAAAGCCAGGATGGAATCACAGATCAACAAAATAACCTACAACGAACCAATAAGGGTGGAAGGTCTTGCAAAGAAAATCTGCGACATGAAACAGATGTACACCCAGCATGGAGGGGTCAGGCCATTCGGATCGGCCCTTATAATTGGTGGAGTTAATGATTCCGGGTGCAGACTCTTTGAAACAGACCCAAGTGGTGCTTTGATTGAATACAAGGCAACTGCAATTGGTGCTGGAAGGCAAGTGGCAATGGATGAGTTTGAGAAGAAGTATCATGAAGATATAAAACTCACAGAAGCCATTGAACTGGCACTGGACGCTGTTTACGAGGCAACTGAAGGTAAAACAACCCCGGAAAGCGTTGAAATTGCCCTCATCGAAGCCAAGGACAAAAAATTCAAAAAACTCCCAGACGATGACATAGCAGATCATGTTGAAGAACTCCTCATCCGAAAATCTAAGGAAGAAGAAGAGGAATAA